A genome region from Setaria italica strain Yugu1 chromosome III, Setaria_italica_v2.0, whole genome shotgun sequence includes the following:
- the LOC101763343 gene encoding probable N-acetylglucosaminyl-phosphatidylinositol de-N-acetylase, with translation MGFLWMAFAAGAVLLWAISLGRIFTFPAPTCVPPSPPFLPPLRRDRRSRNVLLVVAHPDDESMFFTPTILFLKSKGHNIHVLCMSQGNADGLGVTRKEELYHACDTLKIPREQVKVLDHPKLQDGFHEKWDHGLLAELTMEHVQLWAIDTVVATSWRPYELQNRDI, from the exons ATGGGGTTCCTATGGATGGCCTTCGCGGCGGGAGCCGTGCTGCTGTGGGCGATCTCTCTGGGGCGGATCTTCACCTTCCCCGCGCCGACGTGCGTGCCCCCGAGCCCGCCCTTCCTGCCCCCCCTCCGCCGCGACAGGAGGAGCCGGAACGTGCTGCTCGTCGTCGCCCACCCCGACGACGAGTCCAT GTTCTTCACTCCAACTATTCTGTTCCTCAAGTCAAAAGGTCACAATATTCACGTTTTGTGCATGTCTCAAG GTAACGCTGATGGTCTTGGAGTTACTCGAAAAGAAGAATTGTACCATGCCTGTGATACCCTTAAG ATTCCACGTGAACAAGTTAAAGTCTTGGACCACCCAAAATTGCAG GATGGATTTCATGAGAAATGGGACCATGGACTGCTAGCAGAACTTACTATGGAGCATGTCCAACTTTGGGCCATCGACACGGTAGTGGCTACATCCTGGAGACCTTATGAACTTCAAA ATCGTGACATTTGA